From one Brevibacterium sp. 'Marine' genomic stretch:
- a CDS encoding DUF3097 family protein produces the protein MPVNAFDRYGPDVLSGSSPSSHRPKKSRQVELGLGMVLEDAMSGYVGAVVGAEKTTAGVVVKLEDRVGKVRAFPLGPGFLLEGQPVDVQLPKKEAQQPGRTASGSRAVVGAKARVARGSRIWVEGKHDAELVEKIWGDDLRIEGVVVEPLGGLDDVADKLAAFGPDREHRVGVLADHLVTGTKESKIAEAVRADPRYRDVVHIIGHPYVDIWQAVKPHVVGIRQWPVVPRGEDWKTGILRRIGWPHADHRDVARGWVRILGKVSTIADVEPTLSGRVEELIDFVTVG, from the coding sequence CCAGGTCGAGCTCGGCCTGGGCATGGTTCTCGAGGATGCGATGAGCGGCTATGTCGGTGCGGTCGTCGGCGCGGAGAAGACCACGGCCGGTGTCGTCGTCAAGCTCGAGGACCGCGTCGGCAAGGTCCGGGCCTTCCCCTTGGGACCGGGTTTCCTCCTCGAAGGTCAGCCCGTCGATGTGCAGCTGCCGAAGAAGGAGGCGCAGCAGCCCGGGCGGACGGCTTCCGGGTCTCGCGCCGTGGTCGGGGCGAAGGCCCGGGTGGCTCGTGGATCGCGGATCTGGGTGGAGGGCAAGCACGATGCCGAGCTCGTCGAGAAGATCTGGGGCGATGATCTGCGCATCGAAGGCGTCGTCGTCGAACCCCTGGGCGGTCTCGACGACGTCGCCGACAAGCTCGCAGCCTTCGGTCCGGATCGCGAGCATCGGGTCGGTGTCCTCGCCGACCATCTGGTGACCGGGACGAAGGAATCGAAGATCGCCGAGGCGGTCCGTGCCGATCCGCGCTACCGCGATGTCGTCCATATCATCGGCCACCCCTACGTCGATATCTGGCAGGCGGTGAAGCCCCATGTCGTCGGCATCCGGCAATGGCCGGTCGTCCCCCGCGGTGAGGATTGGAAGACGGGAATACTGCGTCGCATCGGATGGCCGCACGCCGATCATCGGGACGTCGCTCGCGGCTGGGTGCGCATCCTCGGGAAGGTCAGCACCATCGCCGATGTCGAACCGACGCTGTCGGGTCGGGTCGAGGAACTCATCGATTTCGTCACCGTCGGCTGA
- a CDS encoding DUF4870 domain-containing protein encodes MSHHPEQPGSRPMPPNYSQASGPQQPYASQGRQYSQPQTHSGQPGYGGQPGYGSHHSFGAQPGYGAQPGYGAQPGYGAQPGFGMPQMHNPAMFDSRSLPEQAYGPGSEQFWMAPEPDRTTALWTHLGALLFGFMPLIMFLVKKDESPFVREHSRQGLNALITNTIVTVGALFVFGILGFILALVTFGIGIIIMYAAFIVPLVYCVLYIIAAVAANRGEGYKFPLTFNFVK; translated from the coding sequence ATGTCGCACCACCCCGAGCAGCCGGGCAGCCGGCCGATGCCGCCGAACTACTCTCAGGCCTCCGGCCCGCAGCAGCCTTACGCGTCGCAGGGCCGGCAGTATTCTCAGCCGCAGACGCACAGTGGGCAGCCGGGATATGGTGGGCAGCCGGGGTACGGCTCACATCATTCGTTCGGCGCACAGCCTGGATATGGCGCGCAGCCGGGCTACGGCGCACAGCCTGGATATGGCGCGCAGCCTGGTTTCGGCATGCCGCAGATGCACAACCCGGCGATGTTCGACTCCCGCTCTCTGCCCGAGCAGGCGTACGGACCCGGCTCCGAACAGTTCTGGATGGCCCCCGAACCCGATCGGACCACGGCTCTGTGGACCCACCTCGGCGCGCTTCTCTTCGGCTTCATGCCGCTCATCATGTTCCTCGTGAAGAAGGACGAGTCGCCGTTCGTCCGCGAGCATTCGCGTCAGGGGCTCAATGCGCTGATCACGAACACGATCGTCACCGTCGGTGCCCTCTTCGTCTTCGGCATCCTCGGTTTCATCCTGGCATTGGTGACCTTCGGGATCGGCATCATCATCATGTACGCAGCGTTCATCGTCCCACTGGTCTACTGCGTCCTCTACATCATTGCGGCCGTCGCAGCGAACAGGGGCGAGGGGTATAAGTTTCCGCTCACCTTCAACTTCGTGAAGTGA
- a CDS encoding DUF4870 domain-containing protein, whose protein sequence is MSDNPQQPSNGQSQPMPPNYSPQSGSQQPYTQQPPQGSQPQQSGPAQYGSQPPNPQRGSQPGYGSQQPYGAPQGQPQAGYGFQGASSAQSAAAGVPMGAELPDAAYGPNTLGFWNADQSERTTALWSHLAHAATYVVGVGWIVTLILFIINKDKSPFLRHHGAQSLNLLIIGVIAGFGIGLIGGILTIVGIGLLILLLLPVLSIYMIVIEIIAGMAANRGEGYRIPMTPNWIK, encoded by the coding sequence ATGTCGGACAACCCGCAGCAGCCGAGCAACGGACAGTCACAGCCGATGCCTCCGAACTATTCCCCGCAGTCGGGCTCGCAGCAGCCGTATACCCAGCAGCCACCGCAGGGTTCGCAGCCGCAGCAGAGTGGTCCGGCCCAGTACGGCTCTCAGCCGCCGAACCCTCAGCGGGGATCTCAGCCCGGATACGGCTCGCAGCAGCCCTACGGCGCTCCCCAGGGACAGCCGCAGGCGGGATACGGTTTCCAAGGAGCATCCTCGGCGCAGTCGGCTGCCGCCGGTGTTCCCATGGGAGCAGAACTTCCGGATGCCGCCTACGGTCCGAACACACTCGGATTCTGGAACGCCGATCAGAGCGAACGCACCACTGCACTGTGGTCACACCTCGCGCACGCCGCCACCTACGTCGTCGGCGTCGGCTGGATCGTCACCCTCATCCTCTTCATCATCAACAAGGACAAGTCGCCGTTCCTCCGCCATCATGGCGCGCAGTCGCTGAATCTGCTGATCATCGGTGTCATCGCCGGATTCGGCATCGGCCTGATCGGCGGAATCCTCACGATCGTCGGCATCGGCCTCCTCATCCTGCTGCTCCTGCCGGTGCTCTCGATCTACATGATCGTCATCGAGATCATCGCCGGAATGGCAGCCAACCGCGGCGAGGGCTACCGCATTCCGATGACGCCGAACTGGATCAAGTGA
- the hemW gene encoding radical SAM family heme chaperone HemW: protein MPAQPTGEVPPRDGSLPTSVGIGAAERGLSLYIHVPYCRVRCGYCDFNTYTADDLGPGASREDYRSNLARELDLSVSTLAEAGAGNREVSTIFFGGGTPTLLAADVLAGVMDDVRARFRLAGNVEVTTEANPDTLDPAYIATLAGAGFNRISMGMQSAVPHVLATLDRTHDPEKIPEVARWVKDVGLELSLDLIYGTPGESIDDWRRSLDVALSNEVDHISAYSLIVEPGTKMGAMVRRGELPMPDDDDLADKYEIADAAISAAGLQWYEVSNWSTGPDTRCEHNLAYWRNADWWGFGPGAHSHVGGVRFWNAKHPRAWADRLVAGESPSIGREVLDDQTREIERIMLAARIDRELRLDSLAPGSQQAIRTFIKQGLLDADGAAAGWFQPTLQGRLMADYMVRILTEYV, encoded by the coding sequence GTGCCCGCACAACCGACCGGTGAGGTCCCTCCGCGCGACGGTTCGCTGCCGACATCGGTGGGGATCGGGGCCGCCGAGCGGGGGCTGAGCCTCTACATCCACGTCCCGTACTGCCGGGTCCGCTGCGGCTACTGCGACTTCAACACCTACACCGCCGACGACCTCGGTCCAGGCGCGTCCCGCGAGGATTACCGCAGCAATCTCGCCCGTGAGCTCGATCTGTCCGTGTCCACCCTCGCCGAGGCGGGGGCGGGCAATCGTGAGGTCTCGACGATCTTCTTCGGCGGGGGCACCCCGACCTTGCTCGCAGCCGACGTGCTCGCCGGGGTGATGGACGATGTCCGCGCCCGCTTCCGCTTGGCCGGGAATGTCGAAGTCACCACCGAAGCCAACCCCGACACCTTGGACCCCGCCTACATCGCGACCCTCGCCGGAGCCGGTTTCAACCGCATCTCCATGGGGATGCAGTCGGCCGTGCCGCACGTGCTCGCGACCTTGGACCGCACCCACGATCCGGAGAAGATCCCCGAGGTGGCCCGCTGGGTCAAGGATGTCGGCTTGGAGCTCAGCCTCGACCTTATCTACGGCACCCCGGGGGAGTCGATCGACGATTGGCGTCGCTCTCTCGACGTGGCCCTGTCCAACGAGGTCGATCACATCTCGGCGTATTCCCTCATCGTCGAGCCGGGAACGAAGATGGGCGCGATGGTTCGTCGCGGCGAACTGCCGATGCCCGATGACGACGACTTAGCCGATAAGTACGAGATCGCCGACGCCGCGATCTCCGCTGCCGGTCTGCAGTGGTACGAAGTGAGCAATTGGTCGACCGGTCCCGATACTCGTTGTGAGCACAATCTGGCCTATTGGCGCAATGCCGACTGGTGGGGCTTCGGACCCGGAGCCCACTCACACGTCGGGGGAGTCCGGTTCTGGAACGCCAAACATCCGCGTGCTTGGGCTGATCGGTTGGTGGCGGGAGAGTCCCCGTCGATCGGGCGGGAGGTCCTCGATGACCAGACCCGGGAGATCGAACGGATCATGCTCGCAGCCAGGATCGACCGGGAGCTGCGCCTGGACTCTCTGGCACCGGGCAGCCAGCAGGCGATCAGGACGTTCATCAAGCAGGGACTGCTCGACGCGGATGGCGCAGCGGCCGGCTGGTTCCAGCCCACCCTGCAGGGGCGTCTCATGGCCGACTATATGGTGCGCATCCTCACCGAATACGTGTGA
- the lepA gene encoding translation elongation factor 4, whose translation MSPQVNKEAAQRISPSATSPELIRNFCIIAHIDHGKSTLADRMLQMTGVVENRDMRAQYLDRMDIERERGITIKSQAVRMPWEHAETPYALNMIDTPGHVDFSYEVSRSLAACEGALLLVDSAQGIEAQTLANLYLAMENDLTIIPVLNKIDLPAAQPEKYAEELANLIGCEPEDCLLVSGKTGEGVEEVLDRIITDIPAPVGDADAPARAMIFDSVYDTYRGVVTYVRLVDGSLKPREKIEMMSTGSTHELLEIGVSSPEPKATKGLGVGEVGYLITGVKDVRLSKVGDTVTLAASPAPEPLEGYKEPQPMVYSGLFPIDGSDYPVLRDALDKIKLNDASLAYEPETSTALGFGFRCGFLGLLHLEVLRDRLEREYNLDLISTAPSVIYDVTMEDGTETTVTNPSEFPTGKVKEVREPMVRATILTPSDYIGAVMELCQTRRGNLQGMDYLSSDRVEIRYRLPLAEIVFDFFDQLKSRTKGYATLDYSDDGEDPSDLVKVDILLHGDQVDAFSAIVHRDNAYSYGVAMAGKLRKLIPRQQFEVPIQAAIGSRIIARETIRAIRKDVLSKCYGGDISRKRKLLEKQKEGKKRMKVVGTVEVPQEAFIAALSSDEPETKDSKK comes from the coding sequence ATGTCACCTCAGGTGAATAAGGAAGCTGCACAGCGGATCTCACCGTCTGCCACCTCACCCGAGCTGATTCGCAATTTCTGCATCATCGCTCATATCGATCACGGCAAATCGACCCTGGCCGATCGCATGCTCCAGATGACCGGCGTCGTCGAGAACCGCGATATGCGTGCCCAGTACCTCGACCGGATGGACATCGAACGCGAACGCGGAATCACCATCAAGTCCCAGGCCGTGCGCATGCCGTGGGAACACGCGGAGACCCCGTACGCGCTCAACATGATCGACACTCCCGGCCACGTCGACTTCAGCTACGAGGTCTCGCGATCACTGGCCGCCTGCGAAGGCGCACTGCTGCTCGTCGACTCCGCTCAGGGCATCGAAGCCCAGACGCTGGCCAACCTGTACCTGGCCATGGAGAACGATCTGACGATCATTCCCGTGCTCAACAAGATCGACCTGCCGGCCGCACAGCCGGAGAAATACGCGGAAGAGCTCGCCAACCTCATCGGCTGCGAACCCGAGGACTGCCTGCTCGTGTCCGGCAAGACCGGTGAAGGCGTCGAGGAGGTCCTCGACCGCATCATCACCGATATCCCCGCACCCGTCGGCGACGCCGACGCCCCGGCCCGTGCCATGATCTTCGACTCCGTCTACGACACCTACCGCGGTGTGGTCACCTACGTTCGGCTCGTCGACGGTTCCCTCAAGCCGCGCGAGAAGATCGAGATGATGTCGACCGGCAGCACTCACGAACTGCTCGAGATCGGCGTCTCCTCACCAGAGCCGAAGGCGACGAAAGGCCTCGGCGTCGGTGAGGTCGGCTACCTCATCACCGGCGTCAAAGACGTCCGGCTGTCGAAGGTCGGCGATACCGTCACGCTGGCCGCGTCTCCCGCACCGGAACCGCTCGAGGGCTACAAGGAGCCGCAGCCGATGGTGTATTCGGGTCTGTTCCCGATCGACGGCTCCGACTACCCGGTGCTGCGTGACGCGCTGGACAAGATCAAACTCAACGATGCCTCCCTGGCCTACGAGCCCGAGACGTCCACTGCGCTGGGCTTCGGCTTCCGCTGCGGCTTCCTCGGCCTCCTGCACCTCGAAGTCCTCCGCGATCGGCTCGAGCGCGAATACAACCTCGACCTCATCTCGACGGCACCGAGCGTGATATACGACGTGACCATGGAGGACGGGACCGAGACGACGGTGACGAACCCGAGCGAATTCCCCACGGGTAAGGTCAAGGAAGTCAGAGAGCCCATGGTCCGGGCGACGATCCTCACTCCGAGCGACTACATCGGTGCGGTGATGGAGCTGTGCCAGACCCGTCGGGGCAACTTGCAGGGCATGGACTACCTGTCCTCGGACCGCGTGGAGATCCGCTACCGCCTGCCGTTGGCCGAGATCGTCTTCGACTTCTTCGACCAGCTCAAATCACGGACCAAGGGCTATGCGACGCTCGACTACTCCGATGACGGGGAGGATCCGTCGGATCTCGTCAAGGTCGACATCCTGCTGCACGGCGACCAGGTCGATGCGTTCTCCGCGATCGTCCACCGCGACAACGCCTACTCCTACGGTGTGGCGATGGCCGGGAAGCTGCGCAAGCTCATCCCGCGCCAGCAGTTCGAGGTGCCCATCCAGGCGGCCATCGGCTCTCGCATCATCGCCCGTGAGACCATCCGCGCCATCCGCAAGGACGTGCTGTCGAAGTGCTACGGCGGCGACATCAGCCGTAAGCGCAAACTGCTCGAGAAGCAGAAGGAAGGCAAGAAGCGGATGAAGGTGGTCGGCACCGTTGAGGTTCCGCAGGAGGCGTTCATCGCGGCCCTGTCCTCCGACGAGCCGGAGACGAAGGACAGCAAGAAGTAA
- a CDS encoding endonuclease/exonuclease/phosphatase family protein yields MSEFRVMSFNLRYPAMDGHPVAERLPIAAELIRRARPHLIGTQEGELDQLETLIRLLPEEYIWLGEGHSGGNSGEFTAVILDSKRFDVEAVDISWLSEQPDTVASESWGVSHARTLTTVDVRDLDSERRLRVLNTHLDHKSERARLESGRIMAESIAEAAHPCVVTGDFNVATGSPVYDFFCTELGLTDTAAEVPGEDIGTFHRYTGPKAGEPRIDWILTTPGLRTVSTRIDTFDIDGKYPSDHFPVEAVLEFS; encoded by the coding sequence ATGAGCGAATTCCGGGTCATGAGTTTCAACCTCCGCTATCCCGCCATGGACGGACATCCGGTGGCCGAGCGGCTGCCGATCGCCGCCGAGCTCATCCGGCGCGCACGTCCGCACCTCATCGGCACCCAGGAGGGCGAACTCGACCAGCTCGAGACGCTCATCAGACTGCTGCCCGAGGAGTACATCTGGCTCGGAGAGGGCCACTCCGGCGGCAACTCCGGCGAGTTCACAGCCGTGATCCTCGATTCGAAGCGCTTCGACGTCGAAGCCGTCGACATCAGCTGGCTGTCCGAACAGCCCGACACGGTCGCCTCGGAGTCATGGGGAGTCTCCCACGCGCGCACCCTGACTACGGTCGATGTCCGCGACCTCGACTCCGAACGACGGCTGCGTGTACTCAACACCCACCTCGATCACAAGTCCGAGCGCGCGCGTCTCGAGTCCGGTCGGATCATGGCCGAGTCCATCGCCGAGGCGGCCCATCCCTGCGTGGTCACCGGTGACTTCAATGTCGCCACCGGTTCCCCGGTCTACGACTTCTTCTGCACCGAACTCGGCCTCACCGACACCGCCGCGGAAGTGCCCGGGGAGGATATCGGCACCTTCCATCGCTACACAGGCCCGAAAGCCGGTGAGCCGCGCATCGACTGGATCCTGACCACCCCGGGCCTGCGCACGGTGTCCACTCGCATCGACACGTTCGACATCGACGGGAAGTACCCCTCCGACCACTTCCCCGTCGAGGCGGTCCTCGAATTCTCGTGA
- a CDS encoding type II toxin-antitoxin system PemK/MazF family toxin: MNWKSLVNRAARIGVREGLRYLRQSQSKKNSKGASQPTDARRPDTARSGGGGAASAGTADRSASSGQGGSGSYPGDYTGSITVSYSPDLDGDADPGEVVWGWVPFEEDHTQGKDRPSLIVGRDGRWVLALMLTSKDHIPGGVGEVRQDRHATWMNIGTGDWDSQGRPSELRLDRIIRLDPDSIRREGAIMPRDVFDRVAEHISG, translated from the coding sequence ATGAACTGGAAATCACTGGTCAATCGGGCCGCGAGAATCGGAGTCCGGGAGGGGCTGCGCTACCTGCGGCAGTCACAGTCGAAGAAGAACTCAAAAGGCGCATCGCAGCCCACGGATGCCCGCCGGCCGGATACTGCACGGTCGGGCGGCGGAGGTGCCGCCTCGGCGGGTACTGCCGATCGTTCCGCCTCGAGCGGCCAGGGCGGATCGGGTTCGTACCCCGGCGATTACACGGGCTCGATCACGGTCAGCTACTCCCCCGATCTCGACGGCGATGCCGATCCGGGAGAAGTCGTCTGGGGATGGGTGCCGTTCGAAGAGGACCATACGCAGGGCAAGGATCGGCCCTCGCTGATCGTCGGCCGTGACGGCCGATGGGTGCTCGCACTCATGCTCACCAGCAAAGATCACATCCCCGGCGGCGTCGGCGAGGTTCGTCAGGACCGGCACGCCACATGGATGAACATCGGTACCGGGGACTGGGATTCACAGGGCCGGCCCTCTGAGCTCCGTCTCGATCGGATCATTCGGCTCGACCCCGATTCGATCCGCAGAGAGGGCGCGATCATGCCCCGTGACGTGTTCGACCGGGTGGCCGAGCACATCTCCGGCTGA
- the rpsT gene encoding 30S ribosomal protein S20: MANIKSQIKRIKTNEKARQRNKAVRSEVRSYVRVVRENIAAGNKEEAQQAYAVAARKLDKAVSKGVLHKNNAANRKSRLSTQINAL, encoded by the coding sequence TTGGCTAATATCAAGTCCCAGATCAAGCGGATCAAGACCAACGAGAAGGCTCGTCAGCGCAACAAGGCTGTCCGGTCCGAGGTTCGGTCCTACGTCCGCGTCGTTCGCGAGAACATTGCTGCCGGCAACAAGGAAGAGGCACAGCAGGCTTATGCTGTGGCTGCCCGCAAGCTCGACAAGGCTGTTTCGAAGGGTGTTCTGCACAAGAACAACGCTGCGAACCGCAAGTCGCGCCTGTCCACGCAGATCAACGCTCTCTGA